In Nicotiana tabacum cultivar K326 chromosome 11, ASM71507v2, whole genome shotgun sequence, a single window of DNA contains:
- the LOC107826974 gene encoding patatin-like protein 6, whose protein sequence is MACNAISNTQQEPSIDTDKLSYEIFSILESKFLFGYDDQKLWVPKELTSSIEEHKTDDVSTIKNQRGKICILSIDGGGMRNILSGKALAYLEQALKVKSGNSHARIADYFDVAIGSGVGGIFTAMLFSTEDQNRPVFQGEDTWKLLVEQGKQIYTSKGSNNAGNGFLRRVFCRGATGSASSGLEKVMKEAFVDKQTGRSLTLKNTLKPVLIPVYDLSSTAPFLFSRADAFESESFDFRLWEVCKATAAEPGVFDPVCMKSVDGKTGCVAVDGGLAMSNPTAAAITHVLHNKQEFPFVRGVEDILVLSLGTGQLLEGSFEYEHVKKWKAKDWAKPVARISGDGTADMVDHSVAMAFGQCRSNNYVRIQANGSSFGRCGVNIDADSSPSNVKKLVGIADEMLKQKNVESVLFGGKKIVEQSNIEKLEWFAGELVKEHQRRSCRIAPTVAFKQAAS, encoded by the exons ATGGCGTGTAATGCTATATCAAATACGCAACAAGAACCGAGCATCGATACAGATAAGTTAAGTTATGAAATATTTTCTATTTTAGAAAGCAAATTCTTATTCGGTTACGATGATCAAAAGCTTTGGGTACCTAAAGAATTAACTTCTTCGATTGAAGAGCACAAAACTGATGACGTTTCAACGATCAAAAATCAACGAGGAAAAATATGTATCCTCAGCATTGATGGTGGTGGAATGCGAAACATATTATCAGGAAAAGCTTTAGCGTATTTGGAACAAGCATTGAAGGTTAAATCGGGAAATTCACACGCTAGAATTGCCGATTATTTCGACGTTGCTATTGGTTCCGGCGTCGGAGGAATTTTCACGGCGATGCTTTTTTCTACAGAAGATCAAAACCGTCCGGTTTTTCAAGGCGAGGATACGTGGAAGCTTCTGGTTGAACAAGGTAAACAAATTTACACTTCGAAAGGGTCAAATAATGCCGGAAATGGTTTTCTCCGTCGAGTTTTCTGCCGCGGAGCCACCGGTTCAGCTTCTTCCGGTTTAGAGAAGGTAATGAAGGAGGCGTTTGTGGATAAACAAACGGGTCGAAGCCTTACGTTAAAGAATACGCTTAAGCCGGTTTTAATTCCGGTTTATGACCTGTCAAGTACGGCGCCGTTTTTGTTCTCTCGAGCCGATGCTTTTGAGTCGGAGAGCTTTGATTTCAGATTATGGGAAGTTTGCAAGGCTACAGCGGCTGAACCGGGAGTTTTCGACCCGGTTTGTATGAAATCAGTCGATGGAAAAACCGGGTGTGTGGCGGTTGATGGCGGTTTGGCTATGAGTAACCCGACGGCGGCGGCGATTACTCACGTGCTTCATAACAAACAGGAGTTTCCGTTTGTTAGAGGGGTTGAGGACATTTTGGTACTTTCGCTTGGAACAGGGCAGCTTTTAGAAGGAAGCTTTGAATATGAACATGTTAAAAAATGGAAAGCTAAGGACTGGGCTAAACCTGTGGCTCGCATCTCCGGCGACGGCACCGCCGATATGGTGGATCATTCCGTTGCTATGGCTTTCGGCCAGTGTCGTAGCAATAACTACGTCCGCATTCAG GCGAATGGATCGAGCTTTGGTCGTTGTGGAGTGAACATAGATGCTGACTCGAGTCCTAGCAATGTGAAAAAGCTGGTGGGAATTGCAGATGAAATGCTAAAACAGAAAAACGTAGAATCTGTGCTTTTTGGTGGTAAGAAAATTGTAGAGCAAAGCAACATAGAGAAACTTGAGTGGTTTGCTGGAGAACTTGTAAAAGAGCATCAGAGGAGGAGTTGCAGGATAGCTCCCACTGTTGCATTTAAGCAAGCTGCTTCCTAA